A single Tenacibaculum sp. 190524A02b DNA region contains:
- a CDS encoding LytTR family DNA-binding domain-containing protein codes for MLKCIIIDDEQLARRLLENYCSKIDTLEVLGSYKSAIKALPTLNSQNVDILFLDIQMPDINGIDFLKSIKTYTTKVIFTTAYREYALDGFELDAIDYLVKPIEFPRFLRAVEKVKEVHQKRQEIVVKDVEKMLIIKADKKQYRIPISEIMYVKSENEYVNYVTKNHGNLLVHGALKDVVALLSGSTNFFRIHRSHIVNLSYITYTEGGRVKIQDEFLPISESYKVDFFKVWK; via the coding sequence ATGCTTAAATGTATTATTATAGATGATGAGCAACTAGCAAGACGATTACTAGAAAATTATTGTTCAAAAATAGATACTTTAGAAGTATTGGGTAGTTATAAGTCAGCTATTAAGGCACTTCCTACTTTAAATAGCCAAAATGTTGATATTTTATTTCTAGATATACAAATGCCAGATATAAATGGTATTGATTTTTTAAAATCGATAAAAACCTATACAACCAAAGTGATATTTACAACAGCGTATCGTGAATATGCTTTAGATGGTTTTGAATTAGATGCTATAGATTATTTAGTGAAGCCCATTGAGTTTCCCCGTTTTTTAAGAGCTGTAGAAAAAGTTAAAGAAGTACACCAAAAACGTCAAGAAATAGTAGTAAAAGATGTTGAAAAAATGCTAATTATTAAAGCAGACAAAAAACAGTACCGCATACCAATTTCTGAAATTATGTATGTAAAGTCAGAAAATGAATATGTGAATTATGTTACTAAAAACCACGGAAACTTATTAGTCCATGGAGCATTAAAAGATGTTGTTGCTTTACTATCAGGAAGTACTAATTTTTTCAGAATACATCGTTCACATATAGTAAATCTTTCATACATTACTTATACAGAAGGAGGTCGTGTAAAAATCCAAGATGAATTTTTACCTATTAGTGAAAGTTATAAAGTAGACTTTTTCAAAGTTTGGAAGTAA
- a CDS encoding PatB family C-S lyase — MSLFDTLHNDYEHQFAKSNPNYLKSIFGSTDVTPFWIADMDFKVAEPITKELQRLIDRGIYAYEFNTNKVFQAITDWNLKRHQLKLNSKYFVQVPGVLTGIALLIRELTNEGDGVIVQTPVYHQFYKLIKTANRKAVPNPLKIVDGNYKMDFEDLEQKLQTGNVKILLLCNPHNPVGRVWNKQELQKLTELADTYNVTIVSDEIHSDIIYSKATFNSISSFSNKHIAIIGSPAKTFGMQSISNGYLYIPNENVFSKVKATIGSMYLDHGNTLSALATIAAYTKGEKWVDELVSYLEKSVDWIQNFVQKELPQIKVFVPEGTYQVWLDFSKLNLSNETLNNLVFSKSKLALTPGTWFDKDHAQFMRMNIASPLSKIQEAFAQLKTAMHENI; from the coding sequence ATGAGTCTATTTGATACATTACACAATGATTACGAACATCAATTTGCAAAGAGTAATCCAAATTATTTAAAATCAATATTTGGTTCTACAGATGTTACGCCGTTCTGGATTGCTGATATGGATTTTAAGGTTGCAGAGCCCATTACTAAAGAATTGCAACGTTTGATAGATAGAGGTATTTATGCTTACGAATTTAATACCAATAAAGTATTTCAGGCAATTACAGATTGGAATTTAAAAAGACATCAATTAAAACTAAATAGTAAATATTTTGTTCAAGTTCCTGGTGTACTCACTGGTATAGCATTACTAATTAGAGAACTAACTAATGAAGGCGATGGAGTTATAGTACAAACGCCTGTTTACCATCAGTTTTACAAGCTTATTAAAACAGCAAATAGAAAAGCAGTACCAAACCCGTTAAAAATTGTTGACGGAAACTATAAAATGGATTTTGAAGATTTAGAACAAAAACTTCAAACAGGAAATGTGAAAATTCTACTACTTTGTAATCCACACAATCCAGTTGGTCGTGTATGGAATAAGCAAGAGTTACAAAAACTAACCGAGTTGGCAGATACTTACAATGTAACTATTGTTAGTGACGAAATACATTCCGATATTATCTATTCTAAAGCTACATTCAATAGTATTTCGTCATTTAGCAATAAACACATAGCTATTATAGGTTCACCTGCTAAAACGTTTGGAATGCAAAGTATTTCTAATGGATATCTTTATATTCCAAATGAGAATGTATTCTCAAAAGTAAAAGCAACCATAGGCTCAATGTACCTTGACCACGGTAATACATTATCAGCTTTAGCAACGATTGCTGCTTATACAAAAGGTGAAAAATGGGTAGATGAGTTGGTTTCATATTTGGAAAAAAGTGTAGATTGGATTCAAAATTTTGTACAAAAAGAATTGCCACAAATAAAAGTGTTTGTTCCTGAAGGTACGTATCAAGTATGGTTAGACTTTAGCAAGTTGAATTTGTCAAATGAAACATTAAATAATTTAGTGTTTAGCAAATCTAAATTAGCGTTAACACCAGGAACATGGTTTGATAAAGACCACGCTCAATTTATGCGTATGAATATAGCATCACCATTATCTAAAATACAAGAAGCCTTTGCTCAATTAAAAACAGCAATGCATGAAAATATATGA
- a CDS encoding peroxidase, FMP-type: MKKTQKSSVRPYKELPKELPTEPNNGTQHGILSKLHGTWVNWKGGPTGLHTTPMPSPGTSSETIFGVFHFKSQVYTEQLKFTQVNAPVRNRAGSNEQFNGAVKYETAIIDDNDDLQHFEDGMYLWLGDHEMPWKEDSPYQHPPTMYKHTSDEESVKTDGGEPVIGPGELGPQFVPPYQISRSGVIPHGTTIHLTGNITESKEGEAPHIADLWEQQYLAVSPTMGINPEKDLIAGSREKPTWTELPREDQEPGGVNSGRAYFEKIFNYDQFGAKFPYTVQPNLKLSDANDGLAFKSYDMIELDSLHNTGVQGGVINNPMIERYCRVVRMRYRMWIEEVYDEEFGGLIEQLQYEQIVDFEFQFGSDGGTTLWPHIQVNTLRREKDIPLDRRLPSIKLPTDIDSQEEVNKKSNESICPMMNHRRH; encoded by the coding sequence ATGAAAAAAACTCAAAAATCATCAGTAAGGCCTTATAAGGAATTACCCAAAGAATTACCAACTGAACCTAATAATGGAACACAACACGGAATCTTATCTAAACTCCATGGTACTTGGGTCAACTGGAAAGGAGGTCCAACAGGATTACATACCACACCAATGCCATCACCAGGAACATCTTCTGAAACCATTTTTGGTGTTTTCCATTTCAAATCACAAGTATACACAGAACAACTTAAATTTACGCAGGTAAACGCCCCAGTCCGTAATCGTGCAGGATCTAATGAGCAATTTAACGGTGCTGTTAAATATGAAACAGCGATTATAGATGATAATGACGATTTACAACACTTTGAAGACGGAATGTACTTGTGGCTAGGAGATCATGAAATGCCTTGGAAGGAAGATAGTCCATACCAACACCCACCAACTATGTACAAGCACACCTCAGATGAAGAATCGGTAAAAACAGATGGAGGAGAGCCTGTAATTGGTCCAGGGGAATTAGGTCCTCAGTTTGTACCACCTTATCAGATTTCTCGTTCAGGGGTGATTCCACATGGTACAACTATTCACTTAACAGGAAATATTACGGAATCAAAGGAAGGGGAAGCTCCACATATTGCAGACCTTTGGGAACAACAATATTTAGCAGTATCTCCAACGATGGGAATCAACCCAGAAAAAGATTTAATTGCAGGATCTCGTGAGAAACCAACATGGACAGAATTGCCTCGTGAAGATCAAGAACCAGGAGGAGTGAACAGTGGTCGTGCATATTTCGAGAAAATCTTTAATTACGATCAATTTGGAGCAAAGTTTCCATATACCGTACAACCTAATTTAAAATTATCAGATGCCAACGATGGACTTGCATTCAAGAGCTATGATATGATTGAATTAGATTCTTTGCATAACACTGGAGTTCAAGGAGGAGTTATCAATAACCCAATGATTGAGCGTTATTGTAGAGTAGTTCGTATGCGTTATCGTATGTGGATAGAGGAGGTGTATGATGAAGAATTTGGAGGATTGATAGAACAATTGCAATATGAACAAATTGTAGATTTTGAATTTCAATTTGGATCAGATGGAGGAACAACATTATGGCCACATATACAAGTAAATACTTTACGACGTGAAAAAGACATTCCGTTAGATAGACGTTTACCATCTATCAAATTACCAACAGACATTGATAGTCAGGAAGAAGTAAACAAAAAGTCAAATGAAAGTATTTGTCCGATGATGAATCATAGACGACATTAA
- a CDS encoding DEAD/DEAH box helicase: protein MSKSFSDLGINTELQQSLTHLQISVPTDIQEKTIPIILTQNQDVVALAKTGTGKTAAFGLPLLQLIDTSNPNIQAVILAPTRELGQQISVNLTSFATHIPSISIASVCGGISIKPQIERLKNETHIVVATPGRLADLVKREAINIKNISYFILDEADEMVSALKEGLDSIIKEIPKKRRTLLFTATLSGAIRQLVNNYMAKEVVQIEADMKTVGHQGIKHQYVVVEPIEKLEVLLHFLASRERERGIIFCKTKAAVNKLAKNLAINKFSSGAIHGSLTQGIRDRIMEQFRAGHIDILVATDLAARGIDVKEVAYVVNYHLPDTYDAYAHRSGRTARAGAKGLSLSIIQQEEVEDIPDLEEVLGITFRQFKKADAKSIEENNTLLWAKKIFKTKPNRTVSEEFKYKIKTVFHHLTKEELIEKVLAHHLAQQGTNDKLKKGAQKNKK from the coding sequence ATGTCAAAAAGTTTTTCCGATTTAGGAATTAATACTGAACTTCAACAAAGTTTAACCCATTTACAAATTTCTGTACCCACAGATATTCAAGAAAAAACAATTCCCATTATCCTAACTCAAAATCAAGATGTAGTAGCTTTAGCTAAAACAGGTACGGGTAAAACTGCAGCTTTTGGATTGCCTTTATTACAGTTAATAGATACAAGTAACCCAAATATTCAGGCTGTTATTTTAGCACCAACAAGAGAATTAGGGCAGCAAATTAGTGTAAACTTAACATCTTTTGCTACGCATATACCTTCAATATCTATAGCATCCGTTTGTGGAGGAATATCTATAAAACCGCAAATTGAACGTTTAAAAAATGAAACTCATATTGTGGTTGCAACTCCAGGGCGTTTGGCAGACTTAGTAAAGCGTGAAGCTATTAATATTAAAAACATATCATATTTTATCTTAGATGAAGCAGATGAAATGGTAAGTGCTTTAAAAGAAGGACTCGATAGTATTATTAAAGAAATTCCTAAGAAAAGAAGAACGTTATTATTTACCGCTACTTTGTCTGGTGCTATAAGGCAATTGGTAAATAATTATATGGCTAAAGAGGTTGTTCAAATTGAAGCCGATATGAAAACGGTTGGACATCAAGGAATAAAACATCAATATGTAGTTGTAGAACCCATAGAAAAGTTAGAAGTACTCTTACATTTTTTAGCATCAAGAGAAAGAGAAAGAGGTATTATTTTTTGTAAAACCAAAGCAGCAGTTAACAAACTAGCTAAGAATTTAGCCATTAATAAATTTTCTTCAGGAGCCATTCATGGTAGCTTAACACAAGGAATTCGTGATCGAATAATGGAACAGTTCAGAGCCGGACATATTGATATTTTAGTAGCTACTGATTTGGCAGCTCGTGGTATTGATGTAAAAGAAGTGGCTTATGTTGTAAACTATCATTTACCTGATACTTATGACGCCTATGCGCATAGAAGTGGAAGAACAGCTAGGGCAGGAGCTAAAGGGCTTTCTTTAAGTATTATTCAGCAAGAAGAAGTAGAGGATATTCCTGATTTAGAAGAAGTGTTAGGTATTACTTTCCGTCAGTTTAAGAAAGCAGATGCAAAAAGTATAGAAGAAAATAATACATTATTATGGGCAAAAAAAATATTTAAAACCAAACCTAATAGAACGGTTTCAGAAGAATTTAAATATAAAATAAAAACGGTATTTCATCATTTAACAAAAGAGGAATTAATTGAGAAAGTTTTAGCACATCACTTAGCACAACAGGGAACGAATGATAAACTTAAAAAAGGTGCTCAAAAAAACAAGAAATAA
- a CDS encoding sigma-70 family RNA polymerase sigma factor, whose product MQNQIVQLYNPLLGYVKKRVRNQEDAEDLTQDVFLKLSKSNKNGVDNLKSWIYTIAKNTITDYYRKKQLETNSIEDDTFLNHDEQEDASIELGKCVNSFIDQLPEEYRELMTLSELQEVPQKEIAEQLNMNYVTVRSKIQRGRKKLKELFEGCCTVLQGGKGSIIGFKSKTDCDSESPCS is encoded by the coding sequence ATGCAAAATCAAATAGTACAACTATATAACCCTTTACTAGGTTACGTTAAAAAGCGCGTACGTAATCAGGAAGATGCAGAAGATTTAACTCAAGATGTATTCTTAAAATTATCTAAATCAAATAAAAATGGTGTCGATAATCTTAAAAGTTGGATTTATACCATTGCTAAAAATACGATTACTGATTATTATAGAAAAAAACAATTAGAAACTAATTCGATTGAAGATGATACCTTCCTAAATCATGATGAGCAAGAAGATGCAAGTATAGAATTGGGTAAATGTGTAAACTCTTTTATTGATCAGTTACCTGAAGAATACCGAGAATTAATGACCTTGTCAGAACTACAAGAAGTACCTCAAAAGGAAATAGCAGAACAGCTTAACATGAACTATGTAACTGTTCGCTCTAAAATTCAACGAGGACGTAAGAAGCTGAAAGAACTATTTGAAGGTTGTTGTACTGTTTTACAAGGAGGCAAAGGAAGTATTATAGGTTTTAAATCTAAAACTGATTGCGATAGTGAGTCACCTTGTTCTTAA
- a CDS encoding alpha-keto acid decarboxylase family protein, producing MKNDTFTVADYLLTRLQQLDVTEVFQIPGDYVKNFTQALEKFNGIETIGTSNELDASYAADAYGRTRGLSAVSLQYGVSTFSALNAVAGAYVESSPMVVISATPGSNDRQIGNMYNVLYHHSTGNLSADQEIYNHVTVASETLSTSVGAAKKIDKLIVAAITHKKPVYIAAYSEVWGEPCKRPSKKKLKPKVKKSKQDALLNAVDQAWMQITGAKHPMIFAGVEVLRHGLSDLLQKIIDASGFVYTTTSLGKTVLDEKSDHFIGTYSDAASIENVVDYVKTSDCFLTLGTLITDDYLWFVENKFSDMVLATTTEIRAGYYTYQDVTMEDFMEALLERFENSKEYPLKNKAPKQPKYPEPWTSSSDPKYNDQPEVITYNRFFQHAVKHIEANNLWKDINLTFGVSSAMYVATNIYGMKQNSFISSAAWQCIGYETGAALGAQLGSKKQSWTIAGDGGFMMICQSLSTLAKYNVNSVIFVMSNQVYAIEQVFVDVDAFCPNGSFDEFDYLPKWDYMALAKAYGANGYQANTIKELNSVLEIITNKKTNKPTLVEIVIPEKDLAGQMKNLTPQQMNCN from the coding sequence ATGAAAAATGACACATTCACAGTAGCAGATTATTTATTAACTCGCCTACAACAACTTGATGTTACCGAAGTATTTCAAATTCCAGGTGATTATGTTAAAAACTTTACTCAAGCTCTAGAAAAGTTTAATGGCATTGAAACTATTGGAACGTCCAATGAATTAGATGCTTCTTATGCCGCGGATGCTTATGGTAGAACTAGAGGATTATCTGCCGTTTCTTTACAATATGGCGTAAGTACTTTTAGTGCCTTAAATGCTGTTGCAGGTGCCTATGTAGAATCTAGTCCAATGGTGGTGATTAGTGCTACACCTGGGTCAAATGATCGTCAAATAGGGAATATGTACAATGTTTTATACCATCATTCAACAGGAAATTTGAGTGCAGATCAGGAAATTTACAATCATGTAACCGTAGCTTCAGAAACATTAAGTACTTCTGTAGGAGCAGCAAAAAAAATAGACAAGTTAATTGTGGCAGCAATTACCCATAAAAAACCAGTTTATATCGCAGCTTATAGTGAAGTATGGGGAGAACCTTGTAAACGTCCTTCTAAAAAGAAACTAAAACCCAAAGTAAAAAAGAGTAAGCAAGACGCTTTACTAAATGCTGTAGATCAAGCTTGGATGCAAATAACAGGAGCAAAACATCCTATGATTTTTGCAGGTGTAGAAGTGTTACGACATGGATTATCAGACCTTCTTCAAAAAATTATAGATGCTAGTGGGTTTGTATACACCACTACATCATTGGGCAAAACCGTGTTAGATGAAAAAAGCGATCATTTTATAGGAACTTATTCAGACGCAGCCTCTATAGAAAATGTAGTTGATTATGTAAAAACTTCTGATTGTTTTTTAACCTTAGGAACCTTGATTACTGACGATTATCTATGGTTTGTAGAAAACAAATTCTCAGATATGGTATTGGCAACCACAACAGAAATCAGAGCAGGATATTATACTTATCAAGATGTTACTATGGAAGATTTTATGGAAGCCTTGTTAGAGCGTTTTGAAAATAGTAAAGAATATCCACTAAAAAATAAAGCACCTAAACAACCAAAGTATCCAGAACCATGGACTTCTTCTTCAGATCCAAAGTACAATGATCAACCAGAAGTAATTACCTATAATCGCTTTTTTCAACATGCGGTTAAGCATATAGAAGCTAATAATCTATGGAAAGATATTAACCTAACATTTGGAGTAAGTTCTGCAATGTATGTGGCAACCAATATTTATGGAATGAAACAAAATAGTTTTATCAGTTCAGCAGCATGGCAATGTATTGGTTACGAAACTGGTGCTGCATTAGGAGCGCAATTAGGAAGCAAAAAACAATCCTGGACAATAGCAGGTGATGGTGGATTTATGATGATTTGCCAATCACTTTCAACTTTAGCCAAATACAATGTTAATAGTGTCATTTTTGTAATGAGTAATCAAGTGTATGCTATAGAACAAGTTTTTGTAGATGTAGATGCGTTTTGTCCAAATGGAAGTTTTGACGAATTTGATTACTTACCAAAATGGGATTATATGGCGTTGGCCAAAGCTTATGGAGCCAACGGTTATCAAGCTAATACTATAAAAGAGTTAAATTCTGTATTGGAAATCATTACCAATAAAAAAACAAACAAACCTACGTTAGTGGAAATCGTTATTCCTGAAAAAGATTTAGCAGGACAAATGAAAAATCTAACCCCACAACAAATGAATTGTAACTAA
- a CDS encoding MFS transporter, with protein sequence MLLTKYITFKKQSPLFTGALRASGVMAFAGLGDALLYPVLPIYGKELGFSAFVVGMLLSINRFIRILANTYVANLVIRIGMRNMLLITSSIAVITTLMYGVKLGLIAFLIARIFWGLSYSGLKIATLNYAAKTKNKSGLAFGLAQSIKSIGALFILWFGPTVIKELGVENGFFLVAGISLFGVLLAYLLPNITSEKVLEKVKSSVTFYPNSMNLLVLILSIAIDGILVVTLAHLLSSTSFTSSELLTLVAFYLLLKRLFVILFSIIGGMLTLHYPPEKLFTIAVLGCLTSLFLISVEVTILGIILAFLCNTIVVTFSPLVAIKQQENTLQAISSVSTWWDLGAAIGALIGIYAIETLGTNYLFLSLFIIATILFINYIIQHAKSNSTTI encoded by the coding sequence ATGCTGCTAACAAAATATATTACTTTTAAAAAACAAAGCCCCTTATTTACAGGGGCTTTACGTGCAAGTGGTGTTATGGCTTTTGCAGGCTTAGGAGATGCTCTTTTATATCCTGTTTTACCTATTTATGGAAAGGAGTTAGGCTTTTCGGCTTTTGTTGTTGGGATGTTACTTTCTATTAATCGTTTTATAAGAATTTTAGCAAACACATATGTTGCTAATCTCGTAATTCGGATAGGAATGAGAAATATGTTATTAATTACTTCGTCAATAGCTGTAATTACTACGCTTATGTATGGGGTTAAATTGGGGCTAATAGCTTTCTTAATTGCCAGAATTTTTTGGGGATTAAGCTATTCTGGTTTAAAAATAGCTACGCTTAATTATGCTGCTAAAACTAAAAACAAATCGGGTTTAGCATTTGGGTTAGCTCAAAGTATAAAATCAATAGGAGCATTATTTATATTATGGTTTGGTCCCACTGTTATTAAAGAGTTGGGTGTTGAAAATGGCTTTTTCTTAGTTGCAGGAATTAGTTTATTTGGGGTTTTATTAGCCTATTTGTTACCCAATATTACGTCTGAAAAAGTATTAGAAAAAGTAAAAAGTAGCGTAACTTTTTATCCAAATTCCATGAACCTTTTAGTACTAATTTTATCTATTGCAATTGATGGTATTTTGGTAGTTACCTTAGCTCATTTATTAAGTTCAACTAGTTTTACTTCAAGTGAATTACTAACATTGGTAGCTTTTTATTTATTATTAAAACGATTGTTTGTTATTCTGTTTTCCATTATTGGAGGAATGCTAACACTACATTATCCACCAGAAAAACTATTTACTATTGCTGTTTTAGGATGTTTAACGTCATTATTTTTAATTTCAGTAGAAGTAACTATTTTGGGTATTATACTTGCCTTTTTATGTAATACTATTGTGGTTACCTTTTCGCCATTGGTTGCTATTAAACAGCAAGAAAATACTTTACAGGCTATTTCTAGTGTTAGCACTTGGTGGGACTTAGGGGCTGCTATAGGCGCTCTTATAGGAATTTATGCTATTGAAACTTTAGGAACAAATTACTTATTTTTATCTTTATTTATCATCGCTACTATTCTATTCATCAATTATATTATACAACATGCAAAATCAAATAGTACAACTATATAA
- a CDS encoding ArsO family NAD(P)H-dependent flavin-containing monooxygenase, giving the protein MKIYDTLVIGGGQAGLSIAYFLRRNKLDYLVLDDQEKAGGSWLQTWESLKLFSPITYSSLSGWGMPKREDEYPTKDEFISYLEKYEARYNFPIQRNSKVIAVRKENNLFKVETKQNIFYSKTLVSATGTAQQPFIPVYSGQEMFLGEQLHSSGYRNTSNLKGKKVLIIGGGNSGAQILAEVSKVAQTQWVTLHEPYFLPDDIDGRYLFNAATQKFLSKTTNTTSGIKASLSNIVMVESVKEARNRNVLNTKRPFVSFYKHGVIWKDGTKEEFDIVIWCTGFKANMIHLKPLNIIENNRVKTEYTRSIKEQNLWLVGYGSWTGFASATIYGVGKTARHTVKEITELLNKK; this is encoded by the coding sequence ATGAAAATATATGATACGCTCGTTATTGGAGGAGGTCAAGCAGGATTATCAATAGCATATTTTTTAAGACGAAATAAGCTAGATTATCTTGTTTTAGATGACCAAGAAAAAGCGGGTGGTTCTTGGTTGCAAACTTGGGAAAGTTTAAAACTATTTTCACCAATAACATATAGCTCGCTTTCAGGTTGGGGAATGCCAAAAAGAGAAGACGAATACCCAACTAAAGATGAATTTATTTCATATTTAGAGAAATATGAAGCAAGATATAATTTTCCTATTCAAAGAAACTCTAAAGTTATTGCCGTTCGTAAGGAAAATAATTTATTTAAAGTTGAAACCAAACAAAATATATTCTATAGTAAAACTTTGGTAAGTGCTACAGGGACGGCTCAACAACCTTTTATTCCAGTATATTCAGGTCAAGAGATGTTTTTAGGAGAACAACTACATTCTTCAGGTTATAGAAATACATCGAATCTTAAAGGTAAAAAAGTACTTATTATTGGTGGTGGAAATTCTGGAGCACAAATTTTAGCTGAAGTATCTAAAGTTGCGCAAACACAATGGGTTACTTTACATGAACCTTACTTTTTACCAGATGATATTGATGGAAGGTACTTATTCAATGCTGCCACTCAAAAGTTTTTGAGTAAGACGACAAATACAACTTCAGGAATCAAAGCTTCATTAAGTAATATTGTAATGGTTGAAAGTGTAAAAGAAGCACGTAATAGAAACGTGTTAAATACTAAACGTCCATTTGTATCTTTTTATAAACATGGTGTTATATGGAAGGATGGTACAAAAGAAGAATTTGATATTGTAATTTGGTGTACAGGGTTTAAAGCAAATATGATTCACTTGAAACCTTTAAATATTATTGAAAATAATCGTGTTAAAACGGAATATACACGTTCTATAAAAGAACAGAATCTTTGGTTAGTAGGCTATGGTAGTTGGACAGGTTTTGCCTCAGCAACTATATATGGTGTTGGAAAAACAGCAAGACACACAGTTAAAGAAATTACTGAACTTTTAAATAAAAAATAA
- a CDS encoding rhodanese-like domain-containing protein, translating into MKASKSYNSRYQRDIIQSYLNNNAIVIDVRSQQEWDLAHIDSFKHIEFRNIKSKLNYLKELNKPIIAVCISGMRSGQVTDYLKREGLDIINGGSWQNVAELIF; encoded by the coding sequence ATGAAAGCTTCAAAATCATATAATAGTAGATACCAAAGAGATATCATACAATCCTATTTAAATAATAATGCCATTGTAATTGACGTTCGATCTCAACAAGAGTGGGATTTAGCTCATATAGATAGCTTTAAGCATATAGAGTTTCGAAATATTAAAAGTAAGCTCAACTATTTAAAAGAGTTGAATAAGCCCATAATAGCAGTTTGTATAAGTGGTATGCGAAGTGGTCAAGTAACGGATTATCTAAAAAGAGAAGGTTTAGATATTATAAATGGTGGCTCTTGGCAAAATGTAGCTGAATTGATATTTTGA
- a CDS encoding NAD(P)-binding domain-containing protein: MQNNNLPIAIIGGGPVGLAAAAHLTIKNIPFIVFEAGQSVGQNMLSWSHVRVFSPWKYNIDKAAKELLEQTNWIAPDEEGLPTGKELVEDYFRPLANLPQIKPNIHLNAKVLSVGRKGLDKVKTWGREDKPFSIKVKENEVINYYEAKGVIDATGTWNQPNPIGSGGVYAEGEQELADHIFYGIPNVKEDHLERYKNKNIAVVGGGHSAINALLDLAEIQKEYPETQLNWILRKDSMDKVYGGKQDDALEARGALGIRIEQLVNSGKLNVYTPFHILKLTKEERGIQVIGDLNGEMKAIKNVDEIISNTGSRPNLDMIREVRIDLDSSLESVFDLAELIDPNIHSCGTVRPHGEKELRHPEKDFYIVGSKSYGRAPTFLMATGYEQVRSIVAYLAGDIEAAERVELNLPETGVCSSNLGIGGETAGGGCCGSEEETVNTEAACGIPEKESVVSGFETPQMGGGCCG, from the coding sequence ATGCAAAATAATAATTTACCCATAGCAATAATCGGTGGCGGACCAGTAGGGTTAGCTGCTGCTGCACATTTAACCATAAAAAACATTCCTTTTATTGTATTTGAAGCAGGACAATCTGTAGGACAAAACATGTTGTCTTGGAGTCACGTTCGTGTATTTTCTCCCTGGAAGTATAATATAGATAAAGCCGCAAAGGAGCTTTTAGAACAAACTAATTGGATCGCTCCAGATGAAGAAGGTTTACCAACAGGAAAAGAATTAGTTGAGGATTATTTTAGGCCACTTGCAAATTTACCTCAAATTAAGCCAAATATACATTTAAACGCTAAAGTACTCTCTGTAGGAAGAAAAGGTTTAGATAAAGTAAAAACTTGGGGACGAGAGGATAAACCATTTTCAATAAAAGTGAAAGAAAATGAAGTTATTAATTATTATGAAGCAAAAGGAGTTATTGATGCTACTGGAACTTGGAATCAACCAAACCCTATAGGCTCAGGTGGTGTATATGCTGAAGGTGAGCAAGAATTGGCAGATCATATTTTTTACGGTATACCTAATGTAAAAGAAGATCATTTAGAACGTTACAAAAATAAAAATATAGCAGTTGTAGGTGGTGGGCATTCAGCTATTAATGCCTTATTAGATTTAGCAGAAATTCAGAAAGAATATCCTGAAACTCAATTAAACTGGATCTTAAGAAAAGATAGTATGGATAAGGTGTATGGAGGAAAGCAGGATGATGCCTTAGAAGCCAGAGGAGCTTTAGGTATTAGAATTGAACAATTGGTTAATAGTGGTAAATTAAATGTTTATACACCTTTCCATATTTTAAAATTGACAAAAGAAGAAAGAGGTATTCAGGTTATTGGTGATTTAAATGGTGAGATGAAAGCTATTAAAAATGTTGATGAAATTATAAGTAATACAGGTTCACGCCCTAATCTAGATATGATTAGAGAGGTCCGAATAGATTTAGATTCATCTTTAGAGTCAGTATTTGATTTGGCCGAACTTATAGACCCTAATATTCATAGTTGTGGAACAGTAAGACCTCACGGCGAAAAAGAATTACGTCATCCAGAAAAAGATTTTTACATCGTAGGTTCTAAAAGTTATGGTAGAGCTCCAACATTTTTAATGGCTACAGGATATGAGCAAGTACGCTCTATAGTAGCTTATTTAGCTGGTGATATTGAGGCTGCAGAGCGTGTTGAGTTAAATCTTCCTGAAACGGGAGTTTGTAGTTCAAATCTCGGAATTGGTGGAGAAACTGCTGGAGGTGGATGCTGTGGTTCAGAAGAAGAAACAGTAAACACAGAGGCCGCTTGTGGAATTCCTGAAAAAGAATCTGTTGTATCTGGATTTGAAACACCACAAATGGGAGGTGGATGTTGCGGATAA